A stretch of DNA from Aliarcobacter thereius LMG 24486:
TTTCTTGGCTTTAAATAAAGAGGATAATCCTCTTTATTTAAAAGCTTTCCCACTCATCATCTGATTTTTGTTCTTTTATTTCAAGAATTTTCGTAGGCTTTTCATTTTTTATTACTTCTTCTTTACTTACAAGCTTATCTTCTTTTGATGACTGCTTTCTGCTTTTTACAAGAATATCATCTTTTCCAATAAATCTTTTTGCAATAACATCTTCTACAATATTTTTAGAAATTCCATCTGTTTGATTTGCAATACTTTGTGTTTTTGAAGCAATTACAGCATTTTGTTGTGTTTTCTGATCAAGCATTGTAACAGCATCATTTATTTGAGAAATACCACTTTGTTGCTCTTTTGAAGCATTTGATATCTCATTTATCATCTCTAAAGATTTTGCAATATTACTTAAAAGTCCTTCATAATCTTTTATCATCAGATCTGAAATATTTTTTCCTTCTTGAGCTTTTGAATTTGCTATTCCAACAATATCTTTAATCTCTCTTGCAGCTTCTGCACTTCTATTTGCAAGATTTCTTACTTCACCAGCAACAACTGCAAAACCTTTTCCAGCTTCTCCTGCTGTTGCTGCTTCAACTGCTGCATTTAAACTTAAGATATTTGTTTGAAATGCAATATTATCTATTACACTTATTGCTTCATTTATATTGTTTACTTGATTTGTAATTTCATCCATAGCATTTGCTGTATTTCTTGCCATCTCTTGACCTTTTTTAGCAGAATTACTAACTTCATTTGAGTAACCAGACATTTGAATAACATTATTTGAATTACTAATAACTGTGCTTGTAATCTCTTCAAGAGCTGCTGCTGTTTCTTCTAAAGATGCTGCTGCTTCATTTGAACTTTGATTTAAACTATTTACATTTTCAATCAATGTTTTTGAAGACTCTTCAAGACTAACTCCTCTTTTTAAACTATCTTTTAACATAGAAACTATCGCATTTTGAAGAGTATTTATTCCTGTAATCATCTTCTCAAGAACTCCACCTTCTTCATCATCTTTTCCAAGTTCTAAAATTGGTCTATAATCATAATTTGAGTAAGCACTTAAAATATCATTTATATGTTCAAATCTCTCTTTTGTATTACTTATCATTGAGTTTAATTCATCTTTAAATTCATTTAAAGATCTATTTGGAGTTGTTTTGTCGATTGTTTGAGAATACCAACCATTTCTAACTCTTATCATAACAGCTTTTGCTTCATCAATTAATTCATGATCTTTTTCTAAAGTATCTTGAACAATATCAATATTATCATTAATAAGTTTTGCCATCTCCCCAAATTCATCTTTGCTTGAATCATCTAATGCTACAACATCATCTGATTTTCTATTTAAGAAATTAAAGAAACTTAAAAGTCCTGATTTAAAGTTATTTAATGATTTTGTAATTGAGTTTGATAAGAAAATAGAGAATAATATGAATAGTACCATCGATAAAGAACCTACAAGAAGTAAGTTCATTGTTAATGAATGAATTGAATTATCTCTTAATTCAGCATTTCTTTTATTCATATCATCATAGTTTTTTTCTATACTAGTTACTAGTTTTACAATAGATTTCATAGTAGATTCATATTGTAATCTAGTTTCATCTTTATTTGTACTAAAAGAGTGTTCTGCTAAAGCATCAAGGCTTTTTACATAATCTTTTATATAAGAGATTGTAAGATCGCAAAGCTCTTTATTCTCACTTGATGCAAATAAATCTTTTAATAATAGAGTATCTTTTATCATAGTTTCCCATTTTTTATCTACATTTTCTTTTTCATCTTTTGTAGGATTTAACATAAATTGATAAACAGCAATTCTCGCTTTAAGTAAATTATCTATTAATTGTGTTGTTTGAGAAGATACTTTAATTCTCTCTTGTACATAAGTTATTGATAAGCTATATATTATAATTGTTGCTATAATTGTAATAACAAATATTGCAGGAAATAAAAATAATTTTGTTTTTGTATTTAAATTCTTTAACATCTTAGTCCTCATTTGTAAAATTTTGATATTTTACCTTTGTATTCTTTAGTTAAATTTAAAAATATTATTTTATATGAGTTTAAATTATTTAATCAAAGCTCTTCCCACTATATAACCACTTGCCCAAGCAAAATGAAGATTAAATCCACCTCTATTTCCAACAATATCTAAAACCTCACCAGCAAAATATAAATTATTTATAAGCTTACTTTCATATGTTTTATCATTTATCTCTGATGTTTTTACACCTCCTCCACTAGCTTCTGCATGAGAGAATCCTTGTGTATTTACTATTTTTAATCTCCAAGAGTTTAATTGGTGAGAAATTGCTTTTATCTGTTTTGTATTTATATCTTCTATTTTTGTATCTAAATCTATTTTGCAAATATTTAGTAAAATAGGAGCAATTTTATTTGAAACAACTCCTACTAAAACATCAACTACTCTCTCTTTTTGTAAAGATTTAAAGAGAGTTGCAATCTGATCTGCTAAATCATTTACATTTAAATTTGGAAATAAATTAACTCTTAATTCTACATCAAAATATTGACTCAAAGCCAAAACTGCTTTTTGTGAAATATCAAGTATTGCAAACCCTGAAACCCCATAAGATGTAAATAGAACATCTCCAAAAATTTCATCTTCTAAAGTTCCATTTACATATAAAGATACTTTACACTCTTTTTTTACACCTTGAAGTTTTCCATTGTAGTTTTCTTTTGTTTGAAGTCCAACAAGACTTGGATATGTAAGATTGTAAGTGTGTCCAAAACTTGAAGCTATTTCAAGCCCTATTTCAGTTGAATTTAACTGAGGAGCTGCTCCTAATCCACTTGAAACTAAAACTTTAGAATAGTTTTTAAACTCTTTCTCATTTGCAATAATTATAAATTTATCATCTTTTTTTTCTACTTTTTGTATAAAATGTTCATAATAAATATTTACTTCTAGCTTTTCTAAAGCTAAAGCCAAAAGATTTACTACTGATTTTGCTTCATTTGATAGTGGATAAACTTTTCCACTCTCTTTTATATCTAGCATTAATCCAATAGATTTACAAAATTTAAGAAAAGCTTTAAAATCAAACTCTTTTAAAGCAAAATTTACAAAATCTGGATTTTCTCCTAAAT
This window harbors:
- a CDS encoding methyl-accepting chemotaxis protein, which gives rise to MLKNLNTKTKLFLFPAIFVITIIATIIIYSLSITYVQERIKVSSQTTQLIDNLLKARIAVYQFMLNPTKDEKENVDKKWETMIKDTLLLKDLFASSENKELCDLTISYIKDYVKSLDALAEHSFSTNKDETRLQYESTMKSIVKLVTSIEKNYDDMNKRNAELRDNSIHSLTMNLLLVGSLSMVLFILFSIFLSNSITKSLNNFKSGLLSFFNFLNRKSDDVVALDDSSKDEFGEMAKLINDNIDIVQDTLEKDHELIDEAKAVMIRVRNGWYSQTIDKTTPNRSLNEFKDELNSMISNTKERFEHINDILSAYSNYDYRPILELGKDDEEGGVLEKMITGINTLQNAIVSMLKDSLKRGVSLEESSKTLIENVNSLNQSSNEAAASLEETAAALEEITSTVISNSNNVIQMSGYSNEVSNSAKKGQEMARNTANAMDEITNQVNNINEAISVIDNIAFQTNILSLNAAVEAATAGEAGKGFAVVAGEVRNLANRSAEAAREIKDIVGIANSKAQEGKNISDLMIKDYEGLLSNIAKSLEMINEISNASKEQQSGISQINDAVTMLDQKTQQNAVIASKTQSIANQTDGISKNIVEDVIAKRFIGKDDILVKSRKQSSKEDKLVSKEEVIKNEKPTKILEIKEQKSDDEWESF
- a CDS encoding BaiN/RdsA family NAD(P)/FAD-dependent oxidoreductase; this encodes MKIAIIGGGAAGIIAVITAKRLNKDLQIDIFDANKSLGKKILASGNGRCNISNTKITSKNYLGENPDFVNFALKEFDFKAFLKFCKSIGLMLDIKESGKVYPLSNEAKSVVNLLALALEKLEVNIYYEHFIQKVEKKDDKFIIIANEKEFKNYSKVLVSSGLGAAPQLNSTEIGLEIASSFGHTYNLTYPSLVGLQTKENYNGKLQGVKKECKVSLYVNGTLEDEIFGDVLFTSYGVSGFAILDISQKAVLALSQYFDVELRVNLFPNLNVNDLADQIATLFKSLQKERVVDVLVGVVSNKIAPILLNICKIDLDTKIEDINTKQIKAISHQLNSWRLKIVNTQGFSHAEASGGGVKTSEINDKTYESKLINNLYFAGEVLDIVGNRGGFNLHFAWASGYIVGRALIK